A single region of the Sulfurimonas sp. genome encodes:
- a CDS encoding YaaA family protein: MLKVLFSPSEGKKSGGESSKSELLGADSARDEILKTYNYIVKSKDEDSIKELFGFKKFSDCAPYMVDIFNSEVMEAIERYQGVAYDYLEYEKLPCDAQEYIKKNTIIFSNLYGPIYAGDKIANYKVKQGNSIGGIEPDKFYKDRFSYQLDLLLSSDDILDLRAGYYDKFYKPNKAYTTLKFLKGGKVVSHWAKAYRGLVLKTIANANVQNIDDFKKLEIEGLHIHEIKTIKNKTEIVYNISE, encoded by the coding sequence ATGTTAAAAGTTTTATTCTCTCCTTCTGAAGGGAAAAAAAGCGGTGGGGAGAGTTCAAAATCTGAACTTCTAGGAGCGGACAGTGCCAGAGATGAAATACTAAAAACTTACAACTATATAGTAAAGTCAAAGGATGAGGATTCGATCAAAGAGTTATTCGGATTTAAAAAGTTCTCAGACTGTGCACCTTACATGGTAGATATTTTTAATTCAGAAGTTATGGAAGCTATTGAGCGCTATCAAGGTGTAGCGTATGATTATTTAGAATATGAAAAACTTCCTTGTGATGCACAAGAATATATAAAGAAAAATACTATTATTTTCTCAAATCTTTATGGTCCGATCTATGCAGGAGATAAAATTGCAAACTATAAAGTTAAGCAGGGTAATTCTATAGGCGGAATAGAGCCTGACAAATTTTACAAAGACAGATTTTCATATCAGCTTGATCTTCTGCTTTCAAGCGATGATATTTTAGATCTTCGTGCCGGATATTATGACAAATTTTATAAACCAAACAAAGCATATACTACGCTAAAGTTTTTAAAAGGCGGAAAAGTTGTAAGCCACTGGGCTAAAGCTTACAGAGGACTGGTACTAAAGACAATAGCAAATGCAAATGTTCAAAACATAGATGATTTTAAAAAACTAGAGATTGAAGGTCTGCATATACATGAGATAAAAACAATTAAGAATAAAACAGAGATAGTATATAATATCAGTGAGTAA
- a CDS encoding FecR domain-containing protein, with amino-acid sequence MKTMILTLIFLFTASLNAAVVGSVSKVVGSVKVKSEGSFKKSKVKLSQEIKEGDLVTTSSKGMAVINLVDGSSVVLDKSSSIHFAANNSLEQTGGKVFYKITSRDAKNSLKIKTPFAIIGIKGTTFTVSAEKDNESVALKEGLVGIKSLKEEFKLYRKEMMAKYKSFVEDQMSEYEKFKKGLTDPKPELTKEFDLEAGNVVSFADNVVKESKFKEKMDAEFEAYEKMINESFEKAKEESEKMPSDDKSVVEH; translated from the coding sequence ATGAAAACAATGATTTTAACTTTAATCTTTTTATTTACTGCTTCATTAAACGCTGCAGTTGTAGGTAGTGTATCTAAGGTTGTTGGAAGCGTTAAGGTAAAAAGTGAGGGTTCTTTTAAAAAATCAAAAGTCAAACTAAGTCAAGAGATTAAAGAGGGTGATCTTGTAACTACATCAAGTAAAGGTATGGCTGTAATTAACTTAGTAGACGGTTCAAGTGTAGTCCTTGATAAAAGTTCATCTATACATTTTGCCGCAAATAATTCACTAGAACAAACTGGTGGAAAAGTATTTTATAAAATAACATCACGTGATGCCAAAAACTCTCTGAAAATTAAAACACCTTTTGCAATCATCGGTATCAAAGGGACTACATTTACGGTAAGTGCAGAAAAAGATAATGAGTCTGTAGCACTAAAAGAGGGACTTGTAGGAATTAAAAGTTTAAAAGAAGAGTTTAAACTTTACAGAAAAGAGATGATGGCTAAGTATAAATCATTTGTAGAAGATCAGATGAGTGAATATGAAAAGTTTAAAAAAGGTCTTACAGATCCAAAGCCTGAACTAACTAAAGAGTTTGACCTAGAAGCGGGTAATGTTGTGTCTTTTGCGGATAATGTTGTAAAAGAGAGTAAGTTCAAAGAGAAAATGGATGCTGAGTTCGAAGCTTATGAAAAGATGATCAACGAGTCTTTCGAAAAAGCAAAAGAAGAATCGGAAAAAATGCCTTCTGATGATAAGAGTGTAGTGGAACACTAA
- a CDS encoding CsgG/HfaB family protein has translation MFRLFFIISITLFFSGCAQKVYIQALIPANVTDMANNKKVAVGEFKNDSTGLSTKVESNIASYMLNGKKYFEVLNRKNIDQIIKEQKLQSSDLIDEKTAIRVGKIVGAQAIINGQETSSSAKEGKYKEKRKRCKKYSKEKKECVKYEYYTVTCHTTDATLSANINILALESASVIHSDYFTKRYKANSCKNYGDILNSVQALQSLSKTIAYEFVSQLAPKYVHFRVTLLDDIDLDASDEQEKKLENALKYIEAKRMDKAELILSDLLDEFEGQSYVVAYNLAVVKEAFGKYQEAKNLYDLSDEIANEPIDEINAAVIRIKKIIKDKNEAKRQIDAS, from the coding sequence ATGTTTAGACTATTTTTTATTATTTCAATCACACTCTTTTTTAGCGGATGTGCTCAAAAAGTATATATACAGGCACTTATTCCAGCCAATGTCACGGATATGGCAAATAATAAAAAAGTAGCTGTTGGAGAATTCAAAAATGACTCAACAGGTTTAAGTACAAAAGTAGAATCAAATATAGCTTCTTACATGCTTAATGGAAAAAAATATTTTGAAGTTCTAAACAGAAAAAACATAGATCAGATCATAAAAGAGCAAAAACTTCAATCAAGCGATCTTATAGATGAAAAAACAGCTATCAGGGTTGGAAAGATTGTAGGCGCACAGGCTATCATAAATGGCCAAGAAACATCTTCAAGCGCTAAAGAGGGAAAATACAAAGAAAAAAGAAAGCGCTGTAAAAAATACTCAAAAGAGAAAAAAGAGTGTGTAAAGTATGAATACTATACAGTAACCTGTCATACTACAGATGCAACGCTTTCTGCAAATATAAATATTTTGGCACTTGAAAGCGCTTCTGTTATACACAGTGATTATTTTACAAAAAGATACAAAGCCAATTCTTGTAAAAACTATGGCGATATTTTAAACTCTGTTCAGGCACTTCAAAGCCTTTCTAAAACTATTGCATATGAGTTTGTCTCTCAGCTTGCCCCAAAATATGTTCACTTTAGAGTTACACTTTTAGATGATATTGATCTTGATGCATCAGATGAACAAGAGAAAAAACTTGAAAATGCTTTGAAATATATAGAAGCAAAGAGAATGGATAAAGCAGAACTTATTTTAAGTGATCTTTTAGATGAGTTTGAAGGTCAAAGTTATGTTGTAGCTTACAATTTAGCTGTAGTTAAAGAAGCTTTTGGAAAATACCAAGAAGCAAAAAACCTTTACGACCTCTCTGATGAGATCGCAAATGAACCAATAGATGAGATCAATGCAGCCGTGATCAGAATCAAAAAAATTATAAAAGACAAAAATGAAGCAAAAAGGCAGATAGATGCAAGCTAA